A region of the Alphaproteobacteria bacterium genome:
ATCGGGGCTACGACAAGGGCACGCATACGCTTTCGTCCTTCTGGCGGCGGTCACGTGGCGCGCAAGCTATCGAATTTCGGCGGCGGCGGCAAAGAGACAATGCCGCGGCGCTCCCGCCCGCGCGCATACCGTTTTATAGCTAGGCTAGGCTCGGGCCGGAGTCTTGTCCGAAATTAGGCGAAATTGGGGCGATTCTAACCTCGAAGCTCGGCCAGAACGGCGTCATGGATTCGGACATCGCCGACGACACACATGCGGCCATCCGAATGCAAGTCCAGCGCCGTGCCCGACCAGTCGCTGATCACGCCGCCGGCGCCTTCGACCACGTTGATCAGAGCGCAGAAATCATAAGGTTTGAGGTTGGCCTCGACGACGATATCGACGAAACCGAGGCTGAGCACGCCATAGCCGTAGCAGTCGTAGCCGTAGCGGGTTCGTTTGACCGACCGGCTGAGGCGGTCGAAGGCGGTGGCCTCGGTGGCGCCAAACAGCTGTGGCGAGGTCGAGGTCAGGGTCGCCGCGTCAAGGCTTGCGCAAGGGCGGGTCGAGATCGGCGCCCCATTGAACGTCGTCCGCTGGCCGGCGATACCCAGCCACCGTTCGCCCAGGATCGGCTGATCGATGACGCCCAACACCGGGCGGCCGCGGTGGAGGAGGGCGATCAGGGTGCCGAACAGCGGCACGCCGCTGATGAAGGTCTGGGTGCCGTCGATCGGATCGATCACCCACAGGTATTCGGCGTCGAGGCCGTGCTGCCCGTGTTCCTCGCCGAAGATGCCGTGGTCGGGGCATTCGGCGGTCAGGATATCGCGGATCGCGGCCTCGGCCTCACGATCGGCGACGGTAACCGGAGAGGCGTCCGATTTTTCTTCGATGGCGAGGCCGGTGCGGAAATAGCGCCGGATAACCGCACCGCTGGCGTCGGCGAGCCGGCCGGCAAGCGTCACGTACGCATCCGGAACGACGGCAGCCATCGGTGTTTGCCTATTGGGGCGGGGGAACCGGGTCGCCGCTTTGCTTGCCC
Encoded here:
- the hisN gene encoding histidinol-phosphatase; amino-acid sequence: MAAVVPDAYVTLAGRLADASGAVIRRYFRTGLAIEEKSDASPVTVADREAEAAIRDILTAECPDHGIFGEEHGQHGLDAEYLWVIDPIDGTQTFISGVPLFGTLIALLHRGRPVLGVIDQPILGERWLGIAGQRTTFNGAPISTRPCASLDAATLTSTSPQLFGATEATAFDRLSRSVKRTRYGYDCYGYGVLSLGFVDIVVEANLKPYDFCALINVVEGAGGVISDWSGTALDLHSDGRMCVVGDVRIHDAVLAELRG